One Dialister invisus DSM 15470 genomic region harbors:
- a CDS encoding metal ABC transporter solute-binding protein, Zn/Mn family — MLKKIVFGLCIPLAILGAAALSFSGCGKSAPASDSAGKMKVVATTTMLTDLARQIGGDKVEVSGLMKAGVDPHLYQAGAGDVDAMNKADIVVYNGVHLEGKMGAIFDNLHAQKKPTIRVSDGIPSETLLDFEEDGEKTKDPHIWFSVKNWKAAAKEVAKGFSEKDPKNKSYYEDHLNAYLAELDNLDKYIRKEVESVPKDSRILVTAHDAFAYFARDYGFEVKGIQGISTASEAGTSDISTLAAFIADHKIKAVFVESSVPHKTIESLQAAVKARGFDVSIGGELYSDSLGGESTKEGTYIGMYEHNIKTITEALR; from the coding sequence ATGTTAAAGAAAATAGTTTTCGGTCTCTGTATTCCCCTCGCCATCCTCGGCGCGGCGGCCCTGTCTTTTTCAGGCTGCGGAAAATCTGCACCCGCTTCCGATTCTGCCGGCAAAATGAAAGTCGTCGCCACCACGACGATGCTCACCGACCTCGCCCGGCAGATCGGCGGGGATAAAGTGGAAGTATCCGGCCTCATGAAAGCCGGTGTGGATCCTCATCTTTATCAGGCCGGTGCCGGCGATGTGGACGCCATGAACAAAGCGGATATCGTCGTGTACAATGGTGTCCATCTGGAAGGGAAAATGGGCGCGATTTTCGATAATCTCCACGCGCAGAAAAAACCCACGATCCGGGTAAGCGACGGCATTCCTTCCGAAACACTCCTCGACTTTGAAGAGGACGGTGAAAAAACGAAAGATCCCCATATCTGGTTTTCTGTAAAGAACTGGAAAGCCGCCGCGAAAGAAGTAGCAAAAGGATTTTCGGAAAAAGATCCGAAGAACAAATCATACTATGAAGATCATCTGAACGCTTACCTCGCCGAACTGGACAACCTGGACAAATACATCAGAAAGGAAGTGGAATCTGTTCCGAAAGATTCCCGTATCCTCGTCACCGCCCATGACGCTTTTGCTTATTTCGCCAGAGATTATGGATTTGAGGTCAAAGGCATCCAGGGAATCAGCACTGCCAGCGAAGCAGGCACTTCCGACATCAGCACGCTGGCCGCTTTCATCGCGGATCATAAAATCAAAGCGGTCTTCGTGGAATCTTCCGTCCCCCATAAAACCATCGAGTCTCTCCAGGCTGCTGTCAAAGCACGGGGCTTCGATGTTTCCATCGGCGGCGAACTGTACTCCGACTCTCTTGGCGGCGAGTCCACGAAAGAGGGCACTTATATCGGCATGTACGAGCACAACATAAAGACAATCACGGAAGCGCTCCGCTGA